The Agrobacterium vitis genome has a segment encoding these proteins:
- a CDS encoding twin-arginine translocase TatA/TatE family subunit → MGSFSMWHWLIVLAIVLLLFGRGKIPELMGDVAKGIKSFKKGMSDDDTAPDGTPKPADQSKTVDHRADDHK, encoded by the coding sequence ATGGGTTCTTTCAGTATGTGGCATTGGCTGATCGTTCTGGCGATTGTGCTGTTGTTGTTTGGCCGCGGCAAGATCCCGGAACTGATGGGTGACGTTGCCAAGGGCATCAAGAGCTTCAAGAAGGGCATGTCGGATGACGATACGGCCCCTGACGGGACACCTAAGCCCGCTGATCAGTCGAAGACCGTGGACCACCGGGCCGACGATCACAAATAA
- the scpB gene encoding SMC-Scp complex subunit ScpB — MTGDNQPDEADAKGGAGGLAAIREREALRIVEALVFASAEPVSESFLAERLARGTDIGGLMKALQADYAPRGVNLVRVDGHWAFRTAADLAFAIRREDNEVRKLSRAALEVLAIIAYHQPVTRAEIEDIRGVQTSKGTIDVLLEAGWVRFRGRRRTPGRPVTFGTTRDFLDHFGLEELRDLPGMEELKGAGLLTGRIPANFHVPMPMDGDALGEDEDPITQLDLEELGLLAPADARDA; from the coding sequence ATGACGGGCGACAATCAACCAGATGAAGCCGATGCCAAGGGTGGGGCAGGCGGGCTTGCCGCTATTCGTGAGCGCGAGGCCTTGCGGATCGTCGAGGCGCTGGTCTTTGCCTCGGCAGAGCCAGTCTCGGAAAGTTTTCTGGCTGAACGTCTGGCGCGCGGCACCGATATTGGCGGGCTGATGAAGGCGCTTCAGGCCGATTATGCGCCGCGTGGCGTCAATCTGGTGCGGGTTGATGGACATTGGGCATTTCGCACCGCCGCTGACCTGGCCTTTGCTATTCGCCGCGAAGACAACGAGGTGCGCAAACTGTCGCGGGCGGCGCTGGAAGTGCTGGCGATCATTGCCTATCACCAGCCGGTCACACGGGCCGAAATCGAGGATATCAGAGGTGTGCAGACCTCCAAAGGCACGATCGATGTCCTGCTGGAGGCTGGCTGGGTGCGGTTTCGCGGTCGCCGCCGCACGCCGGGCCGACCTGTGACGTTCGGCACGACGCGCGATTTTCTCGATCATTTCGGGCTGGAGGAGTTGCGCGATCTGCCGGGCATGGAGGAATTGAAGGGGGCAGGGCTGCTGACCGGTCGCATCCCGGCGAATTTCCATGTGCCGATGCCAATGGATGGTGATGCGCTTGGTGAGGACGAAGACCCGATCACCCAGCTTGATCTGGAGGAACTGGGCCTGCTGGCACCCGCCGATGCCCGTGATGCGTAA
- the tatC gene encoding twin-arginine translocase subunit TatC → MSDDIEDKPQPLIEHLIELRTRLIWSLGAFFLAFIVCFFFAKHLFNLLVIPYKWAVIWAHLDVSKAELIYTAPQEFFFTQVKVAMFSAMVIAFPVIAAQIYKFVAPGLYKNERQAFLPFLVASPILFLMGAALVYFFFTPMVMWFFLAMQQAPGEGDVAISLMPKVSEYLSLIMSLVFAFGLVFQLPVVTTLLARVGIIDSKWLAEKRKYFIVIAFIVAAVLTPPDPMSQIGLALPTILLYEVSIYAAKLVERERSKKAAAEASTSTEVK, encoded by the coding sequence ATGAGTGACGACATTGAGGACAAGCCGCAGCCGCTGATCGAGCATCTGATAGAGCTGAGGACGCGGCTGATCTGGTCTTTGGGTGCGTTTTTCCTGGCCTTCATCGTCTGCTTTTTCTTCGCCAAGCATTTGTTCAATCTTCTGGTCATTCCCTATAAATGGGCGGTGATCTGGGCGCATCTGGATGTCAGCAAAGCAGAGCTGATCTATACGGCACCGCAGGAGTTTTTCTTCACCCAGGTCAAGGTGGCGATGTTTTCTGCCATGGTCATCGCTTTTCCGGTGATTGCTGCGCAGATCTACAAGTTCGTGGCACCGGGCCTTTATAAAAACGAGCGCCAGGCCTTCCTGCCGTTCCTGGTCGCCTCTCCGATCCTGTTCCTGATGGGGGCGGCGCTGGTCTATTTCTTCTTTACCCCGATGGTGATGTGGTTCTTCCTGGCCATGCAACAGGCGCCGGGGGAGGGTGATGTGGCGATTTCGCTGATGCCGAAAGTTTCGGAATATCTCAGCCTGATTATGTCGCTGGTCTTTGCCTTCGGACTCGTGTTCCAATTGCCCGTTGTCACCACGCTTCTGGCCCGGGTCGGGATTATCGACAGCAAGTGGCTGGCCGAAAAGCGCAAATATTTCATCGTCATCGCCTTCATCGTCGCGGCTGTCCTGACGCCGCCCGATCCGATGTCCCAGATCGGTCTTGCACTGCCCACCATCCTTCTCTACGAAGTCTCGATCTATGCGGCAAAGCTGGTGGAACGGGAACGGTCGAAGAAAGCTGCGGCAGAGGCCAGTACTTCCACCGAGGTGAAATAG